The stretch of DNA AGTTCGAGCACCGAGATGGACCGCCCGGAGCCGATGATCGCGGGACCGGTGTACTGCTTGTCCCACGCCGCGAGGATTCCCTGCACCACGTCGTCGACGTGCACGAAGTCGCGGCTCTGCGCGCCGTCGCCGTAGACCTCCACGCCGCCGCGGGACAGCGCGGCGCGCATCAGCCGCGGGATGAAGCTGTCCTTGTGGTTCATGCCGGGGCCGTAGATGTTGGTGAACCGCAGCGCGGTGGTGGCGATGCCGTAAGCGCCCGCGTAGCCGGACAGCAGCATCTCGCAGGCGGCCTTGGTGGCGCCGTAGGGCGTGAGGGGCTGCAGCGGCAACTGTTCGGAGATGGTGCCGCGGCCGATGTCGCCGACGACCGCGTTGGTGGAGGCCAGCACGAACTGCCCGGCGTGCCGCCGCCGCGCCAGCTCCAGCAGTTCGTGGGTGACCTCGACGTTGGCGCGGTAGGTCTCGTCGGGCCGGTCCACCGAGCGCAGCACCGAGGTGATCGCGGCCAGGTGCACGATGCCCGCGGTGCCTTCCGGCACGGCAGCTTCCCGCACCTGCGGGTCGGTGAGATCGCCCGCGACGTGCCGGACGAGGTCGCCGCGCAGCGACGCGGGCAGCGGCTGCTCGTCGGCGACGGTGACCGGGGTGCCGCGTTCGACGAAGGCCCGCACCACGGCCCGGCCGACGAAACCGGAGCCGCCGGTGACCACGACGCCGCCTGCGGAACCAAACTGATCACTCAGAGTTGCTGCGGACTCGGCGTTTTCGCCTCGATCGGGGGAAGTCTGGCTGCTTGGCACGCGCAGACTCTAACCGGCCGCTGCCAACCCTCGGCGCCTAACCCGCGCGGCACTTCGGCGCCATCCGTCCCCGTTCGCGGAACGGGCCGGTCACGACCTCGCCGGCCGCGCAGCAAGCGGACCGCTCGCCCGGTCCTCGCCGGTCGAGCGGTCCGTTCACCCGTTGAGCCGTGCGCGGGTTCTTCATCTTGAAGCGGCGAAGCCGCTTACCGGCACTCCCCCGGCAGTCTTCAGGAGAAGCGCTCCACGAGTGCCTTGAGGCCCGCGGCGTACACACCGCCGCCGAAGGTCTGCTCGAGCTTGCTCTCCTCGGCAGCCTCGGTGTCGTAGTCGCCGAACCACTCGACGAACGCCTGCCCCGTTGCGGTGATCGGGAAGACCGTGATGGTGCTGCGGTAGGTGCGGATCGGGAACGGGCCTTCGATCATGTCGTAGGTGTAGGAGCGGGCCGTGTCGTCCAGCGCCACCAGCCGCTCCCGGATCGCGCCGCCGCCGTCGGGGAGGCCGAGCAGCCGCACAGCGCCGATCTCGCCTGCCGACCGGCCGCTCTCGATCTCGCTGCTGGCGATCGCCGGGTGCCAGTCCGGCAACCCGTTGAACTCGCGCACCAGCTCCCAGACCTGTTCGGCCGGGGCCGGGATCACCGCACTCGCGTAGGCACGCGCCATCGCAGATTCCTCCTCGTTCTAGCCGGGTTCACCGCTTGAGGTTCTTGAACTCGCGGGTCCGCTCGGTGAGCGCCTGCTCGACCGGCAGGCGCTCCATGCTGCTGGCGCCGTAGAAGCCGTGGCAGCGCTTGGTGCGGCCGAGCACGTAGGCCGCGTCGTCCGGCGTGGCGATCGGGCCGCCGTGGCACAGCACCAGCACGTCCTCGCGCACTTCGGCGGCGGCCGCGGACCACTCGTCGATCAGGTTCACGCAGCCGTCCAGGTCGTTCGCGGTCTCCGCGCCGATCGAACCGCCGGTGGTCAGGCCCATGTGGCAGACGATGATGTCCGCACCGGCGCGGGTCATCGCGCGCGCGTCGGCGGCGGAGAACACGTACGGCGTGGTGAACAGGTCCGCCTCGTGCGCCTCGGCGATCAGCTCGACCTCCTGGCGGAAGCTCATCCCGGTCTCCTCCAGGTTGGCCCGGAAGTTGCCGTCGATGAGCCCGACCGTGGGGAAGTTCTGGATCCCGGCGAACCCGAGTTCGCGCAGCTTCGCCAGGAACGGCCCGGTCCGCAGGAACGGGTCGGTGCCGTTCACCCCGGCCAGCACCGGCGTGCGGCGCACCACCGGCAGCACCTCGCTCGCCATCTCCACGACGATGTCGTTGGCGTTGCCGTAGGCCAGCAGCCCGGCCAGCGAACCGCGTCCGGCCATCCGGTAGCGCCCGGAGTTGTACAGCACGATCAGGTCGATCCCGCCGGATTCCTCGCACTTGGCGGACAGGCCGGTGCCCGCGCCGCCGCCGATGATCGGCTCGCCGTGCTCGGCCATGTCGCGGAACCGGCGGCGCAGGGCCGCCCGGTCGAACTGCGTCATTCCCGCCCTCCTGTCTGCCTGCCCGCTGGCTGCCCAACCGCTGCTGCAGGACTGCCCGCTTCCCGCACGGCGTGGAACTCCCGCAGCAGCGCGTCGACGAACTCGGTGTCGTTGATGTTGTGCGGCAGCCGCAGCACCTGCCGGTCGGCGTGCTGCCGGACCTCGTTCTCCAGCGTCTCGAACAGCACCTCGTCGGCCGCGGGGTCGTGGAAGGGCTGGCCGGACGCGTCCAGCACCGACAGCCCGCCTTCGGGCAGCAGGAAGCGCACCGGACCGGAGCAGGCGTTGAGCTTCGCGGCCAGGAACTCACCGATGCGGCGGCATTCGTCCGCGGTGGTGCGCATCAGCGTGACCTGCGGGTTGTGCCGGTAGAGGTGCCGCTCGCGGTACTGCTCGGGGACGGTGTCGAAGGCACCGAAGTTGACCATGTCCAGTGCGCCGCAGGAGCCGACGTAGGGCACGCCGGTGCGGGCGATGGCGTCCAGGCGCTGCTCGCCCGCGCTCATCACTCCCCCGGCGATCAGGTCGCAGACCTCGGTGGTGGTGATGTCCAGGACGGTCGCGATCAGCCCGTCGTCGACCAGCTTCTCCATCGCCCGGCCACCGGTGCCGGTGGAGTGGAACACCAGCGGGTCGAACCCGGCACCGAGCCCGCGCGCGGTCGCGGTCACGCACGGCGTGGTCACGCCGAACATCGACAGCGCCACCGCGGGCAGGTCATCGGCCGGTGGGACGGGGTCGCGGACCGCGCCTGCGAGCGCGTGCGCGGCGTTGCCCAGCACCCGCCGGGAGATCCGGTTCAGCCCGGCCACGTCGGTGACCGACGGGAACATCGCGATGTCCGAGGCGTCGACGTAGCCGGACACGTCGCCCGCGGCCACGGTGGAGACCATCAGCTTCGGCACCCCGACCGGCAGCGCGCGCATCGCCGGGGTGATCAGCGCCGTGCCGCCGGAGCCACCCAGCCCCAGCACACCGGCGACGTCGTCGCGGGCGGTCAGCCAGTGCTC from Saccharopolyspora sp. SCSIO 74807 encodes:
- a CDS encoding NAD-dependent epimerase/dehydratase family protein, which codes for MVTGGSGFVGRAVVRAFVERGTPVTVADEQPLPASLRGDLVRHVAGDLTDPQVREAAVPEGTAGIVHLAAITSVLRSVDRPDETYRANVEVTHELLELARRRHAGQFVLASTNAVVGDIGRGTISEQLPLQPLTPYGATKAACEMLLSGYAGAYGIATTALRFTNIYGPGMNHKDSFIPRLMRAALSRGGVEVYGDGAQSRDFVHVDDVVQGILAAWDKQYTGPAIIGSGRSISVLELIEAVRAATGEPLPITHVPAKNGEMPAVIVDVAKAGRELGYTPSVELTDGLRTVWEDFRAVAAEAP
- a CDS encoding SRPBCC family protein, which encodes MARAYASAVIPAPAEQVWELVREFNGLPDWHPAIASSEIESGRSAGEIGAVRLLGLPDGGGAIRERLVALDDTARSYTYDMIEGPFPIRTYRSTITVFPITATGQAFVEWFGDYDTEAAEESKLEQTFGGGVYAAGLKALVERFS
- a CDS encoding phosphoenolpyruvate hydrolase family protein, which codes for MTQFDRAALRRRFRDMAEHGEPIIGGGAGTGLSAKCEESGGIDLIVLYNSGRYRMAGRGSLAGLLAYGNANDIVVEMASEVLPVVRRTPVLAGVNGTDPFLRTGPFLAKLRELGFAGIQNFPTVGLIDGNFRANLEETGMSFRQEVELIAEAHEADLFTTPYVFSAADARAMTRAGADIIVCHMGLTTGGSIGAETANDLDGCVNLIDEWSAAAAEVREDVLVLCHGGPIATPDDAAYVLGRTKRCHGFYGASSMERLPVEQALTERTREFKNLKR
- a CDS encoding Tm-1-like ATP-binding domain-containing protein, translated to MGRAYVVGTFDTKGAELRYVAGLAAAGGVRVGTVDLSTSGDPADNPDDVDVSATEVAAAHPRGAGAVFTGDRGSAVAAMAEAFEHWLTARDDVAGVLGLGGSGGTALITPAMRALPVGVPKLMVSTVAAGDVSGYVDASDIAMFPSVTDVAGLNRISRRVLGNAAHALAGAVRDPVPPADDLPAVALSMFGVTTPCVTATARGLGAGFDPLVFHSTGTGGRAMEKLVDDGLIATVLDITTTEVCDLIAGGVMSAGEQRLDAIARTGVPYVGSCGALDMVNFGAFDTVPEQYRERHLYRHNPQVTLMRTTADECRRIGEFLAAKLNACSGPVRFLLPEGGLSVLDASGQPFHDPAADEVLFETLENEVRQHADRQVLRLPHNINDTEFVDALLREFHAVREAGSPAAAVGQPAGRQTGGRE